One genomic segment of Halopiger aswanensis includes these proteins:
- a CDS encoding restriction endonuclease, which produces MAVLDNLSGFEFEDVMEDVFRNLGYENVRQADRTADEGRDVIMEEVVDGTRRAIIVECKHTGTVGRPVVQKLHSAIATFDFDGPKRGMVVTTGRFTNPAQEYADRLQQNDDPHPIELLDGEDLRDIADEIGLDLYNGRIEILCDETLRPYDPAADVDTAVAEAFRDIENIEAADLPDPHSSVTFRPVVAVTADTNAVFETSVGVIHRINDRTRFVAHAERGQPQVVDEDVATLVTENLHATVDLDYEQFAEVFDDVEERRFGQTQTEYKEWAVERLQQHHTTTVTYTGDNNVTYNKTCEPNRSDISVQSIEPVYLPEVRHTTDIQKYTYPYEYYAAGPSRVTAEDGIHRCVHCDTSGVDETYTYCPNCGAIACSSHIKTERLEGEPVCTGCAVTERFALKTKYFYDDQNLEAFREEYADMPLHEKAMENKWLAGGSVVATLLLVVGLLVIGGII; this is translated from the coding sequence ATGGCTGTACTGGACAATCTCTCGGGGTTCGAGTTCGAGGACGTGATGGAGGACGTGTTCCGCAATCTCGGCTACGAGAATGTCCGCCAGGCCGACCGCACTGCCGACGAGGGTCGCGACGTCATTATGGAGGAGGTCGTCGACGGCACGCGGCGCGCGATCATCGTCGAGTGCAAGCACACGGGGACGGTCGGACGGCCGGTCGTCCAGAAGCTCCACTCGGCGATCGCGACGTTCGACTTCGACGGCCCCAAACGCGGGATGGTTGTCACGACCGGCCGGTTCACGAACCCTGCTCAGGAGTACGCCGACCGCCTCCAGCAAAACGACGACCCACACCCAATCGAGCTGCTCGACGGCGAAGACCTCCGGGATATCGCCGACGAGATCGGCCTCGACCTCTACAACGGGCGCATCGAGATTCTCTGCGACGAGACCCTACGCCCGTACGACCCGGCCGCCGACGTCGACACGGCCGTCGCGGAGGCGTTCCGCGACATCGAGAACATCGAGGCTGCCGACCTCCCAGATCCGCACTCATCGGTGACGTTCCGCCCGGTGGTCGCGGTCACCGCGGACACGAACGCCGTCTTCGAGACGTCGGTGGGCGTCATCCACCGGATCAACGACCGGACCCGATTCGTTGCCCACGCCGAACGCGGGCAGCCGCAGGTCGTCGACGAAGACGTCGCGACGCTGGTCACCGAGAACCTCCACGCGACGGTCGACCTCGACTACGAGCAGTTCGCGGAGGTGTTTGACGACGTCGAGGAGCGGCGGTTCGGCCAGACTCAGACGGAGTACAAGGAGTGGGCCGTCGAGCGACTCCAGCAGCACCACACAACGACGGTGACCTACACCGGCGACAACAACGTCACCTACAACAAGACCTGCGAGCCGAACCGCTCGGATATCTCCGTCCAGTCGATCGAACCAGTGTACCTCCCCGAGGTTCGGCACACCACCGACATCCAGAAGTACACCTACCCCTACGAGTACTACGCGGCAGGCCCATCACGAGTGACCGCCGAGGACGGCATCCATCGGTGCGTCCACTGTGACACGAGCGGCGTCGACGAGACGTACACCTACTGTCCGAACTGCGGGGCAATCGCCTGCTCCAGCCACATCAAAACGGAGCGGCTGGAAGGCGAACCGGTCTGTACGGGCTGTGCGGTGACGGAACGGTTCGCGCTGAAGACGAAGTACTTCTACGACGACCAGAACCTCGAGGCGTTCCGCGAGGAGTACGCCGACATGCCGCTTCACGAAAAGGCAATGGAGAACAAGTGGCTGGCCGGGGGGAGCGTGGTCGCGACGCTGCTGCTCGTCGTCGGACTACTCGTCATCGGCGGCATTATCTGA
- a CDS encoding RNA polymerase sigma factor produces MALEQVVSNWENNPEKEKKLEFLRESPMGIDFVIPDIHWDAEEEEFYVGTNRGPGVLGEVASGGGFHVAAEFSREYVEAYRKQYQELLDNSTLTKKQFLTYVMREANKNEYVIADALDVKTGTVRSHAGRAREKVQKAQATARIPELFEFEGYDELQENMESLLEPKTA; encoded by the coding sequence ATGGCACTCGAACAGGTTGTAAGTAACTGGGAGAACAATCCTGAGAAAGAGAAAAAGCTGGAATTCCTTCGTGAATCACCGATGGGGATTGATTTCGTAATCCCCGATATACACTGGGATGCGGAGGAGGAGGAATTCTATGTCGGAACAAACCGTGGTCCTGGTGTCCTCGGTGAAGTTGCCTCTGGGGGTGGATTTCACGTTGCAGCTGAATTCTCCCGTGAATATGTGGAGGCGTATCGGAAACAGTATCAGGAACTGCTGGATAACTCCACTCTCACGAAAAAGCAGTTTTTGACCTACGTGATGCGTGAAGCAAACAAGAACGAGTACGTAATCGCTGATGCGCTTGACGTGAAGACCGGGACTGTACGTAGTCACGCTGGTCGAGCCCGTGAAAAAGTCCAAAAAGCGCAAGCAACAGCCCGAATCCCCGAGCTATTCGAGTTTGAGGGGTACGACGAATTGCAGGAGAATATGGAGTCACTGCTTGAACCGAAAACGGCCTAA
- a CDS encoding ribbon-helix-helix domain-containing protein, with product MSTDSDAGGDGEMEKINVRVPQSLLAQVDEVWEKRGYANKSEFIRDALRDAVNPPTQLSEEALEHLAESRQQREQGETVSQDEVKDRLGIDD from the coding sequence ATGAGCACTGACAGTGACGCCGGCGGCGACGGTGAAATGGAGAAGATCAACGTCAGGGTGCCACAGTCGCTGCTGGCACAGGTCGACGAGGTCTGGGAGAAGCGTGGGTATGCGAACAAATCCGAGTTCATCCGCGATGCGCTTCGGGACGCTGTCAATCCGCCAACGCAACTGTCCGAGGAAGCGCTGGAGCATTTGGCCGAGAGCCGCCAGCAGCGGGAGCAGGGCGAGACGGTGTCGCAGGACGAAGTGAAGGACCGGCTGGGTATCGATGACTGA